In Ostrea edulis chromosome 6, xbOstEdul1.1, whole genome shotgun sequence, a single window of DNA contains:
- the LOC125683104 gene encoding putative extracellular sulfatase Sulf-1 homolog isoform X3, whose translation MWTLHILFVWMLMLGLSLGSWHQSQYDDPKSSSRQKKSQKPNIVLILTDDQDEMLGSMEVMPKTLRIMRDQGVHFNNSFVSTPMCCPSRSSILTGLYTHNHNVHTNNNNCSSPYWQRTHETRTFATYLNNAGYRTGYFGKYLNEYNGTYIPPGWREWVGLIKNTRFYNYTVNFNGNKMKHMDNYYQDYFTDLIANDSVTFLKNSKQYFPRRPVLMVLSVPAPHGPEDAAPQYQHLFYNNTLHRTPTWNMAPNPDKQFLLKVTGKMEPIEQKFTDILHQKRLQTLQSVDELVEKVYNELWYLNELENTYIIYTSDHGYHLGQFGVVKGKSMPYDFDTRVPLYIRGPGIKPRSKISNIVVNIDLAPTILDMAGVAVPSHMDGRSMLKLIRARSYRDQDHGRIDSNNFVTTKRPWRDTILLERGKVTIKKRKELMRQQKKNFLETVNSLPTISDSYLKYATPKQKRIFKECSKPENQPPCKKGQKYQCIQEYGREMPRLMKCRLNDKGRRNMQKDGYLSRKYCPCGRRKYKMNRREKQSQKQFLMKHVSKGFTPKFIRTKRSYLQMVGNVSSSSQNSISSLPVQPFDRRCRVLPNDTVSCDRVLYQDPVEWKTHKEKLDEMIEEYRKMLEDLRVYRKHLKASKPLDSYLNQFGKEDTGYMEYECEPCNSRRLERKKEIDQRRRRRRNRKKRRKHKPLNGEKANSPLWNSTYWNLPPDEKVSRRKHPACKRATMDCTLMDNTHWKTPPYWTNGPFCFCTNSNNNTYWCIRTINETHDLLYCEFINNFISYYDLKKDPYQMRNAIHDVNYGILQQLHEQLNAMRACEGSKECNKAGLWYKDESRSNDELAEDG comes from the exons ATGTGGacattacatattttatttgtatggATGCTGATGCTGGGGCTTAGTCTGGGGTCATGGCACCAGTCTCAGTACGATGACCCCAAAAGCAGCAGTCGTCAGAAGAAAAGCCAGAAGCCCAATATTGTGCTCATTCTGACTGATGACCAGGATGAGATGCTAG GTTCTATGGAGGTGATGCCAAAGACCTTACGTATCATGAGAGACCAAGGTGTCCATTTCAACAACTCGTTTGTTTCCACTCCAATGTGCTGTCCATCACGTAGTTCTATTCTGACAGGTCTATACACACACAATCACAATGTACACACAAATAACAATAACTGTTCCTCTCCTTATTGGCAGAGGACCCATGAAACTCGGACTTTTGCCACCTACCTCAATAATGCTGGCTATAGGACAGGGTACTTCGGGAAATACTTGAATGAGTATAACGGAACCTACATTCCTCCAGGGTGGAGGGAGTGGGTGGGGCTCATAAAAAATACCAGATTTTACAACTACACTGTGAATTtcaatggaaataaaatgaaacatatgGATAATTATTACCAGGACTACTTCACAGACCTGATCGCTAATGACAGTGTTACTTTCCTGAAGAACAGTAAACAGTATTTTCCCAGAAG GCCAGTGCTAATGGTACTGAGTGTCCCTGCCCCGCATGGTCCAGAAGACGCTGCCCCTCAATACCAGCACCTCTTCTATAATAACACTCTACACAG aactcCAACATGGAACATGGCCCCCAACCCAGATAAGCAGTTTTTGTTAAAAGTTACAGGAAAAATGGAGCCAATTGAACAGAAGTTTACGGATATTCTCCATCAGAAGAGACTGCAGACTCTGCAGTCTGTGGATGAACTAGTGGAAAAG GTATACAATGAGTTGTGGTACCTGAATGAACTGGAAAATACCTACATTATTTACACGTCAGATCACGGCTATCATCTGGGACAGTTTGGAGTCGTAAAGGGGAAATCCATGCCTTATGACTTTGATACACGAGTTCCTCTGTATATCAGAGGTCCTGGCATCAAACCAAGATCTAA GATCTCTAACATTGTGGTGAATATTGACTTGGCACCGACTATTCTGGACATGGCTGGTGTGGCGGTTCCCAGCCACATGGACGGACGGTCGATGTTGAAGCTTATCCGGGCCAGGAGTTACAGAGACCAGGATCATGG TCGCATTGATTCCAATAACTTTGTTACAACAAAGAGACCCTGGAGGGACACCATCTTGTTGGAAAGAGG AAAAGTTACAATCAAAAAGAGAAAGGAGCTGATGCGACAACAGAAAAAGAACTTCCTAGAGACGGTGAACAGTTTACCAACCATCAGCGATTCCTATCTTAAGTATGCCACCCCAAAGCAAAAGAGGATCTTCAAGGAGTGCTCCAAACCCGAAAACCAGCCACCTTGTAAAAAGGGTCAG AAATACCAGTGTATTCAAGAATACGGCCGAGAAATGCCAAGGCTAATGAAATGTCGGCTGAATGACAAGGGGAGACGAAACATGCAGAAGGACGGATATCTGTCCAGGAAATACTGCCCCTGTGGTCGCAGGAAGTACAAGATGAACAGAAGGGAGAAACAGAGTCAGAAACAGTTCCTGATGAAGCATGTTAGCAAGG GTTTTACACCAAAATTCATTAGAACCAAGAGGTCGTATCTACAGATGGTTGGCAATGTAAGCTCTTCATCGCAGAATTCTATATCATCTCTACCAG TTCAGCCATTCGATCGGCGCTGTAGAGTTTTACCTAATGACACTGTGTCATGTGATCGTGTTTTGTATCAAGACCCGGTGGAATGGAAAACTCACAAAGAAAAACTGGATGAAATGATAGAAGAATATAGAAAAATGCTGGAAGATCTAAGG GTCTACAGAAAGCATTTGAAGGCATCCAAACCATTGGACTCCTATCTGAACCAGTTTGGCAAGGAGGACACAGGATATATGGAATACGAGTGTGAGCCATGTAATAGCAGGCGACTGGAAAG gaaaaaagaaattgatcAGAGACGTCGCCGTAGACGTAACAGGAAGAAGAGGCGGAAGCACAAGCCACTGAATGGGGAGAAAGCCAACTCTCCGCTGTGGAATT CGACCTACTGGAACTTGCCACCGGATGAGAAAGTGAGTCGTCGTAAACACCCTGCCTGTAAGAGAGCCACCATGGACTGTACCCTGATGGATAACACCCACTGGAAAACGCCCCCCTATTGGACCA ATGGTCCATTCTGTTTCTGTACTAACTCTAACAACAACACGTACTGGTGTATACGAACAATCAATGAAACACACGATCTACTGTACTGCGAATTCATCAACAACTTCATCAGCTACTATGATCTAAAAAAAGATCCTTATCAG atgAGGAATGCTATACATGATGTAAATTATGGCATTTTACAACAACTACATGAACAGTTGAATGCAATGAGGGCATGTGAAGGTTCAAAAGAGTGCAACAAAGCTGGACTTT
- the LOC125683104 gene encoding putative extracellular sulfatase Sulf-1 homolog isoform X2, which translates to MWTLHILFVWMLMLGLSLGSWHQSQYDDPKSSSRQKKSQKPNIVLILTDDQDEMLGSMEVMPKTLRIMRDQGVHFNNSFVSTPMCCPSRSSILTGLYTHNHNVHTNNNNCSSPYWQRTHETRTFATYLNNAGYRTGYFGKYLNEYNGTYIPPGWREWVGLIKNTRFYNYTVNFNGNKMKHMDNYYQDYFTDLIANDSVTFLKNSKQYFPRRPVLMVLSVPAPHGPEDAAPQYQHLFYNNTLHRTPTWNMAPNPDKQFLLKVTGKMEPIEQKFTDILHQKRLQTLQSVDELVEKVYNELWYLNELENTYIIYTSDHGYHLGQFGVVKGKSMPYDFDTRVPLYIRGPGIKPRSKISNIVVNIDLAPTILDMAGVAVPSHMDGRSMLKLIRARSYRDQDHGRIDSNNFVTTKRPWRDTILLERGKVTIKKRKELMRQQKKNFLETVNSLPTISDSYLKYATPKQKRIFKECSKPENQPPCKKGQKYQCIQEYGREMPRLMKCRLNDKGRRNMQKDGYLSRKYCPCGRRKYKMNRREKQSQKQFLMKHVSKGFTPKFIRTKRSYLQMVGNVSSSSQNSISSLPVQPFDRRCRVLPNDTVSCDRVLYQDPVEWKTHKEKLDEMIEEYRKMLEDLRVYRKHLKASKPLDSYLNQFGKEDTGYMEYECEPCNSRRLERKKEIDQRRRRRRNRKKRRKHKPLNGEKANSPLWNSTYWNLPPDEKVSRRKHPACKRATMDCTLMDNTHWKTPPYWTNGPFCFCTNSNNNTYWCIRTINETHDLLYCEFINNFISYYDLKKDPYQMRNAIHDVNYGILQQLHEQLNAMRACEGSKECNKAGLFDWMQLLTTGTYEVLTFSVPCTFACKINFRISIQFEVSLF; encoded by the exons ATGTGGacattacatattttatttgtatggATGCTGATGCTGGGGCTTAGTCTGGGGTCATGGCACCAGTCTCAGTACGATGACCCCAAAAGCAGCAGTCGTCAGAAGAAAAGCCAGAAGCCCAATATTGTGCTCATTCTGACTGATGACCAGGATGAGATGCTAG GTTCTATGGAGGTGATGCCAAAGACCTTACGTATCATGAGAGACCAAGGTGTCCATTTCAACAACTCGTTTGTTTCCACTCCAATGTGCTGTCCATCACGTAGTTCTATTCTGACAGGTCTATACACACACAATCACAATGTACACACAAATAACAATAACTGTTCCTCTCCTTATTGGCAGAGGACCCATGAAACTCGGACTTTTGCCACCTACCTCAATAATGCTGGCTATAGGACAGGGTACTTCGGGAAATACTTGAATGAGTATAACGGAACCTACATTCCTCCAGGGTGGAGGGAGTGGGTGGGGCTCATAAAAAATACCAGATTTTACAACTACACTGTGAATTtcaatggaaataaaatgaaacatatgGATAATTATTACCAGGACTACTTCACAGACCTGATCGCTAATGACAGTGTTACTTTCCTGAAGAACAGTAAACAGTATTTTCCCAGAAG GCCAGTGCTAATGGTACTGAGTGTCCCTGCCCCGCATGGTCCAGAAGACGCTGCCCCTCAATACCAGCACCTCTTCTATAATAACACTCTACACAG aactcCAACATGGAACATGGCCCCCAACCCAGATAAGCAGTTTTTGTTAAAAGTTACAGGAAAAATGGAGCCAATTGAACAGAAGTTTACGGATATTCTCCATCAGAAGAGACTGCAGACTCTGCAGTCTGTGGATGAACTAGTGGAAAAG GTATACAATGAGTTGTGGTACCTGAATGAACTGGAAAATACCTACATTATTTACACGTCAGATCACGGCTATCATCTGGGACAGTTTGGAGTCGTAAAGGGGAAATCCATGCCTTATGACTTTGATACACGAGTTCCTCTGTATATCAGAGGTCCTGGCATCAAACCAAGATCTAA GATCTCTAACATTGTGGTGAATATTGACTTGGCACCGACTATTCTGGACATGGCTGGTGTGGCGGTTCCCAGCCACATGGACGGACGGTCGATGTTGAAGCTTATCCGGGCCAGGAGTTACAGAGACCAGGATCATGG TCGCATTGATTCCAATAACTTTGTTACAACAAAGAGACCCTGGAGGGACACCATCTTGTTGGAAAGAGG AAAAGTTACAATCAAAAAGAGAAAGGAGCTGATGCGACAACAGAAAAAGAACTTCCTAGAGACGGTGAACAGTTTACCAACCATCAGCGATTCCTATCTTAAGTATGCCACCCCAAAGCAAAAGAGGATCTTCAAGGAGTGCTCCAAACCCGAAAACCAGCCACCTTGTAAAAAGGGTCAG AAATACCAGTGTATTCAAGAATACGGCCGAGAAATGCCAAGGCTAATGAAATGTCGGCTGAATGACAAGGGGAGACGAAACATGCAGAAGGACGGATATCTGTCCAGGAAATACTGCCCCTGTGGTCGCAGGAAGTACAAGATGAACAGAAGGGAGAAACAGAGTCAGAAACAGTTCCTGATGAAGCATGTTAGCAAGG GTTTTACACCAAAATTCATTAGAACCAAGAGGTCGTATCTACAGATGGTTGGCAATGTAAGCTCTTCATCGCAGAATTCTATATCATCTCTACCAG TTCAGCCATTCGATCGGCGCTGTAGAGTTTTACCTAATGACACTGTGTCATGTGATCGTGTTTTGTATCAAGACCCGGTGGAATGGAAAACTCACAAAGAAAAACTGGATGAAATGATAGAAGAATATAGAAAAATGCTGGAAGATCTAAGG GTCTACAGAAAGCATTTGAAGGCATCCAAACCATTGGACTCCTATCTGAACCAGTTTGGCAAGGAGGACACAGGATATATGGAATACGAGTGTGAGCCATGTAATAGCAGGCGACTGGAAAG gaaaaaagaaattgatcAGAGACGTCGCCGTAGACGTAACAGGAAGAAGAGGCGGAAGCACAAGCCACTGAATGGGGAGAAAGCCAACTCTCCGCTGTGGAATT CGACCTACTGGAACTTGCCACCGGATGAGAAAGTGAGTCGTCGTAAACACCCTGCCTGTAAGAGAGCCACCATGGACTGTACCCTGATGGATAACACCCACTGGAAAACGCCCCCCTATTGGACCA ATGGTCCATTCTGTTTCTGTACTAACTCTAACAACAACACGTACTGGTGTATACGAACAATCAATGAAACACACGATCTACTGTACTGCGAATTCATCAACAACTTCATCAGCTACTATGATCTAAAAAAAGATCCTTATCAG atgAGGAATGCTATACATGATGTAAATTATGGCATTTTACAACAACTACATGAACAGTTGAATGCAATGAGGGCATGTGAAGGTTCAAAAGAGTGCAACAAAGCTGGACTTT
- the LOC125683104 gene encoding putative extracellular sulfatase Sulf-1 homolog isoform X1, protein MWTLHILFVWMLMLGLSLGSWHQSQYDDPKSSSRQKKSQKPNIVLILTDDQDEMLGSMEVMPKTLRIMRDQGVHFNNSFVSTPMCCPSRSSILTGLYTHNHNVHTNNNNCSSPYWQRTHETRTFATYLNNAGYRTGYFGKYLNEYNGTYIPPGWREWVGLIKNTRFYNYTVNFNGNKMKHMDNYYQDYFTDLIANDSVTFLKNSKQYFPRRPVLMVLSVPAPHGPEDAAPQYQHLFYNNTLHRTPTWNMAPNPDKQFLLKVTGKMEPIEQKFTDILHQKRLQTLQSVDELVEKVYNELWYLNELENTYIIYTSDHGYHLGQFGVVKGKSMPYDFDTRVPLYIRGPGIKPRSKISNIVVNIDLAPTILDMAGVAVPSHMDGRSMLKLIRARSYRDQDHGRIDSNNFVTTKRPWRDTILLERGKVTIKKRKELMRQQKKNFLETVNSLPTISDSYLKYATPKQKRIFKECSKPENQPPCKKGQKYQCIQEYGREMPRLMKCRLNDKGRRNMQKDGYLSRKYCPCGRRKYKMNRREKQSQKQFLMKHVSKGFTPKFIRTKRSYLQMVGNVSSSSQNSISSLPVQPFDRRCRVLPNDTVSCDRVLYQDPVEWKTHKEKLDEMIEEYRKMLEDLRVYRKHLKASKPLDSYLNQFGKEDTGYMEYECEPCNSRRLERKKEIDQRRRRRRNRKKRRKHKPLNGEKANSPLWNSTYWNLPPDEKVSRRKHPACKRATMDCTLMDNTHWKTPPYWTNGPFCFCTNSNNNTYWCIRTINETHDLLYCEFINNFISYYDLKKDPYQMRNAIHDVNYGILQQLHEQLNAMRACEGSKECNKAGLLQVRMSAVRYDQQKFESLISNAAVRSFVYRPQEIIWSFVLMCLEFCLIHRFTQDQSN, encoded by the exons ATGTGGacattacatattttatttgtatggATGCTGATGCTGGGGCTTAGTCTGGGGTCATGGCACCAGTCTCAGTACGATGACCCCAAAAGCAGCAGTCGTCAGAAGAAAAGCCAGAAGCCCAATATTGTGCTCATTCTGACTGATGACCAGGATGAGATGCTAG GTTCTATGGAGGTGATGCCAAAGACCTTACGTATCATGAGAGACCAAGGTGTCCATTTCAACAACTCGTTTGTTTCCACTCCAATGTGCTGTCCATCACGTAGTTCTATTCTGACAGGTCTATACACACACAATCACAATGTACACACAAATAACAATAACTGTTCCTCTCCTTATTGGCAGAGGACCCATGAAACTCGGACTTTTGCCACCTACCTCAATAATGCTGGCTATAGGACAGGGTACTTCGGGAAATACTTGAATGAGTATAACGGAACCTACATTCCTCCAGGGTGGAGGGAGTGGGTGGGGCTCATAAAAAATACCAGATTTTACAACTACACTGTGAATTtcaatggaaataaaatgaaacatatgGATAATTATTACCAGGACTACTTCACAGACCTGATCGCTAATGACAGTGTTACTTTCCTGAAGAACAGTAAACAGTATTTTCCCAGAAG GCCAGTGCTAATGGTACTGAGTGTCCCTGCCCCGCATGGTCCAGAAGACGCTGCCCCTCAATACCAGCACCTCTTCTATAATAACACTCTACACAG aactcCAACATGGAACATGGCCCCCAACCCAGATAAGCAGTTTTTGTTAAAAGTTACAGGAAAAATGGAGCCAATTGAACAGAAGTTTACGGATATTCTCCATCAGAAGAGACTGCAGACTCTGCAGTCTGTGGATGAACTAGTGGAAAAG GTATACAATGAGTTGTGGTACCTGAATGAACTGGAAAATACCTACATTATTTACACGTCAGATCACGGCTATCATCTGGGACAGTTTGGAGTCGTAAAGGGGAAATCCATGCCTTATGACTTTGATACACGAGTTCCTCTGTATATCAGAGGTCCTGGCATCAAACCAAGATCTAA GATCTCTAACATTGTGGTGAATATTGACTTGGCACCGACTATTCTGGACATGGCTGGTGTGGCGGTTCCCAGCCACATGGACGGACGGTCGATGTTGAAGCTTATCCGGGCCAGGAGTTACAGAGACCAGGATCATGG TCGCATTGATTCCAATAACTTTGTTACAACAAAGAGACCCTGGAGGGACACCATCTTGTTGGAAAGAGG AAAAGTTACAATCAAAAAGAGAAAGGAGCTGATGCGACAACAGAAAAAGAACTTCCTAGAGACGGTGAACAGTTTACCAACCATCAGCGATTCCTATCTTAAGTATGCCACCCCAAAGCAAAAGAGGATCTTCAAGGAGTGCTCCAAACCCGAAAACCAGCCACCTTGTAAAAAGGGTCAG AAATACCAGTGTATTCAAGAATACGGCCGAGAAATGCCAAGGCTAATGAAATGTCGGCTGAATGACAAGGGGAGACGAAACATGCAGAAGGACGGATATCTGTCCAGGAAATACTGCCCCTGTGGTCGCAGGAAGTACAAGATGAACAGAAGGGAGAAACAGAGTCAGAAACAGTTCCTGATGAAGCATGTTAGCAAGG GTTTTACACCAAAATTCATTAGAACCAAGAGGTCGTATCTACAGATGGTTGGCAATGTAAGCTCTTCATCGCAGAATTCTATATCATCTCTACCAG TTCAGCCATTCGATCGGCGCTGTAGAGTTTTACCTAATGACACTGTGTCATGTGATCGTGTTTTGTATCAAGACCCGGTGGAATGGAAAACTCACAAAGAAAAACTGGATGAAATGATAGAAGAATATAGAAAAATGCTGGAAGATCTAAGG GTCTACAGAAAGCATTTGAAGGCATCCAAACCATTGGACTCCTATCTGAACCAGTTTGGCAAGGAGGACACAGGATATATGGAATACGAGTGTGAGCCATGTAATAGCAGGCGACTGGAAAG gaaaaaagaaattgatcAGAGACGTCGCCGTAGACGTAACAGGAAGAAGAGGCGGAAGCACAAGCCACTGAATGGGGAGAAAGCCAACTCTCCGCTGTGGAATT CGACCTACTGGAACTTGCCACCGGATGAGAAAGTGAGTCGTCGTAAACACCCTGCCTGTAAGAGAGCCACCATGGACTGTACCCTGATGGATAACACCCACTGGAAAACGCCCCCCTATTGGACCA ATGGTCCATTCTGTTTCTGTACTAACTCTAACAACAACACGTACTGGTGTATACGAACAATCAATGAAACACACGATCTACTGTACTGCGAATTCATCAACAACTTCATCAGCTACTATGATCTAAAAAAAGATCCTTATCAG atgAGGAATGCTATACATGATGTAAATTATGGCATTTTACAACAACTACATGAACAGTTGAATGCAATGAGGGCATGTGAAGGTTCAAAAGAGTGCAACAAAGCTGGACTTT
- the LOC125683104 gene encoding putative extracellular sulfatase Sulf-1 homolog isoform X4 encodes MWTLHILFVWMLMLGLSLGSWHQSQYDDPKSSSRQKKSQKPNIVLILTDDQDEMLGSMEVMPKTLRIMRDQGVHFNNSFVSTPMCCPSRSSILTGLYTHNHNVHTNNNNCSSPYWQRTHETRTFATYLNNAGYRTGYFGKYLNEYNGTYIPPGWREWVGLIKNTRFYNYTVNFNGNKMKHMDNYYQDYFTDLIANDSVTFLKNSKQYFPRRPVLMVLSVPAPHGPEDAAPQYQHLFYNNTLHRTPTWNMAPNPDKQFLLKVTGKMEPIEQKFTDILHQKRLQTLQSVDELVEKVYNELWYLNELENTYIIYTSDHGYHLGQFGVVKGKSMPYDFDTRVPLYIRGPGIKPRSKISNIVVNIDLAPTILDMAGVAVPSHMDGRSMLKLIRARSYRDQDHGRIDSNNFVTTKRPWRDTILLERGKVTIKKRKELMRQQKKNFLETVNSLPTISDSYLKYATPKQKRIFKECSKPENQPPCKKGQKYQCIQEYGREMPRLMKCRLNDKGRRNMQKDGYLSRKYCPCGRRKYKMNRREKQSQKQFLMKHVSKGFTPKFIRTKRSYLQMVGNVSSSSQNSISSLPVQPFDRRCRVLPNDTVSCDRVLYQDPVEWKTHKEKLDEMIEEYRKMLEDLRVYRKHLKASKPLDSYLNQFGKEDTGYMEYECEPCNSRRLERKKEIDQRRRRRRNRKKRRKHKPLNGEKANSPLWNSTYWNLPPDEKVSRRKHPACKRATMDCTLMDNTHWKTPPYWTNGPFCFCTNSNNNTYWCIRTINETHDLLYCEFINNFISYYDLKKDPYQMRNAIHDVNYGILQQLHEQLNAMRACEGSKECNKAGLCQNECSPL; translated from the exons ATGTGGacattacatattttatttgtatggATGCTGATGCTGGGGCTTAGTCTGGGGTCATGGCACCAGTCTCAGTACGATGACCCCAAAAGCAGCAGTCGTCAGAAGAAAAGCCAGAAGCCCAATATTGTGCTCATTCTGACTGATGACCAGGATGAGATGCTAG GTTCTATGGAGGTGATGCCAAAGACCTTACGTATCATGAGAGACCAAGGTGTCCATTTCAACAACTCGTTTGTTTCCACTCCAATGTGCTGTCCATCACGTAGTTCTATTCTGACAGGTCTATACACACACAATCACAATGTACACACAAATAACAATAACTGTTCCTCTCCTTATTGGCAGAGGACCCATGAAACTCGGACTTTTGCCACCTACCTCAATAATGCTGGCTATAGGACAGGGTACTTCGGGAAATACTTGAATGAGTATAACGGAACCTACATTCCTCCAGGGTGGAGGGAGTGGGTGGGGCTCATAAAAAATACCAGATTTTACAACTACACTGTGAATTtcaatggaaataaaatgaaacatatgGATAATTATTACCAGGACTACTTCACAGACCTGATCGCTAATGACAGTGTTACTTTCCTGAAGAACAGTAAACAGTATTTTCCCAGAAG GCCAGTGCTAATGGTACTGAGTGTCCCTGCCCCGCATGGTCCAGAAGACGCTGCCCCTCAATACCAGCACCTCTTCTATAATAACACTCTACACAG aactcCAACATGGAACATGGCCCCCAACCCAGATAAGCAGTTTTTGTTAAAAGTTACAGGAAAAATGGAGCCAATTGAACAGAAGTTTACGGATATTCTCCATCAGAAGAGACTGCAGACTCTGCAGTCTGTGGATGAACTAGTGGAAAAG GTATACAATGAGTTGTGGTACCTGAATGAACTGGAAAATACCTACATTATTTACACGTCAGATCACGGCTATCATCTGGGACAGTTTGGAGTCGTAAAGGGGAAATCCATGCCTTATGACTTTGATACACGAGTTCCTCTGTATATCAGAGGTCCTGGCATCAAACCAAGATCTAA GATCTCTAACATTGTGGTGAATATTGACTTGGCACCGACTATTCTGGACATGGCTGGTGTGGCGGTTCCCAGCCACATGGACGGACGGTCGATGTTGAAGCTTATCCGGGCCAGGAGTTACAGAGACCAGGATCATGG TCGCATTGATTCCAATAACTTTGTTACAACAAAGAGACCCTGGAGGGACACCATCTTGTTGGAAAGAGG AAAAGTTACAATCAAAAAGAGAAAGGAGCTGATGCGACAACAGAAAAAGAACTTCCTAGAGACGGTGAACAGTTTACCAACCATCAGCGATTCCTATCTTAAGTATGCCACCCCAAAGCAAAAGAGGATCTTCAAGGAGTGCTCCAAACCCGAAAACCAGCCACCTTGTAAAAAGGGTCAG AAATACCAGTGTATTCAAGAATACGGCCGAGAAATGCCAAGGCTAATGAAATGTCGGCTGAATGACAAGGGGAGACGAAACATGCAGAAGGACGGATATCTGTCCAGGAAATACTGCCCCTGTGGTCGCAGGAAGTACAAGATGAACAGAAGGGAGAAACAGAGTCAGAAACAGTTCCTGATGAAGCATGTTAGCAAGG GTTTTACACCAAAATTCATTAGAACCAAGAGGTCGTATCTACAGATGGTTGGCAATGTAAGCTCTTCATCGCAGAATTCTATATCATCTCTACCAG TTCAGCCATTCGATCGGCGCTGTAGAGTTTTACCTAATGACACTGTGTCATGTGATCGTGTTTTGTATCAAGACCCGGTGGAATGGAAAACTCACAAAGAAAAACTGGATGAAATGATAGAAGAATATAGAAAAATGCTGGAAGATCTAAGG GTCTACAGAAAGCATTTGAAGGCATCCAAACCATTGGACTCCTATCTGAACCAGTTTGGCAAGGAGGACACAGGATATATGGAATACGAGTGTGAGCCATGTAATAGCAGGCGACTGGAAAG gaaaaaagaaattgatcAGAGACGTCGCCGTAGACGTAACAGGAAGAAGAGGCGGAAGCACAAGCCACTGAATGGGGAGAAAGCCAACTCTCCGCTGTGGAATT CGACCTACTGGAACTTGCCACCGGATGAGAAAGTGAGTCGTCGTAAACACCCTGCCTGTAAGAGAGCCACCATGGACTGTACCCTGATGGATAACACCCACTGGAAAACGCCCCCCTATTGGACCA ATGGTCCATTCTGTTTCTGTACTAACTCTAACAACAACACGTACTGGTGTATACGAACAATCAATGAAACACACGATCTACTGTACTGCGAATTCATCAACAACTTCATCAGCTACTATGATCTAAAAAAAGATCCTTATCAG atgAGGAATGCTATACATGATGTAAATTATGGCATTTTACAACAACTACATGAACAGTTGAATGCAATGAGGGCATGTGAAGGTTCAAAAGAGTGCAACAAAGCTGGACTTT